One Paenarthrobacter aurescens TC1 DNA window includes the following coding sequences:
- a CDS encoding putative transcriptional regulator, LuxR family (identified by match to protein family HMM PF00196): MSRMSGIHKNRRLGRVFDSEVQRILDFVARGIGVRVVGAPGSGKTSVLRSVMSNLEKTGVSVHFISGLRTHRTIPYAAIKGLGLEIRPGRSGVFDIADVFSSKLATAGKHLLVVDDLHLVDSESLAVLEAVRQRSDCPMVATAPETWVFSRGQLAVLNNGREAHLQLDPLHYEQVHLLIAQVLGAPADADTTARILTKSAGNPRLIVRIAETASLSNLLVMKDQQWCMAGDTLWNEHLRGTLEALLAELHADEFTALHIMAILGTARVDVLHKVIHPDALEGLERRGFLSVLADHHNGSIAAISPPVIADYFRGSKKLRDRKLLRSKIAGVLEAAPQAASEKPVTTDSLTRVLSTLRLEKGDDDAMASRHFHEHNADRERIRGERWEANKSAANAAALLRIYWGAPVDVERASRLCTETTDVDADPKDVLFVTITEAMLAIHTGQGHSAAVDILQKFAGDNPHLKAEVENAILFISASHGRVPPDTSKVPEASEGRGSGMGSLVHGLLELYRFKPTAALEAVDGAGDDDAFPHLRLFIRGFALFAAGRVEESLVLALDWRSEARKNLDQFGVVTSSYVAAHGLLYRGHFEEAEYLMSSVFAMGRPGFVVDSLYDAMLRLAGLRHATSAILPELSIAAQARTEVPDVGPLPGVGKGAYELIAHNNAQPSAFDRKATRLIRRQLKSGYILEAMLTALLCTCLCPGRPVLDLLQKILRDSGVAVHDQFIAIATAVVEGDNKLLGLLLKHYEPDIDTYQVGMLLRGALKRHVIDGDAAAADAMAQASSIFAVRFPATNEQLSFNSFRTTPLTEREIEVAILAGHHTNVEIGEHLRISARTVENHISNALRKTGATSRNSLFMLVGNSLPPR; the protein is encoded by the coding sequence GTGAGCCGCATGTCGGGCATCCACAAAAACAGAAGGCTAGGTCGCGTGTTCGATTCAGAGGTTCAACGAATCCTGGACTTTGTCGCACGCGGAATCGGAGTGAGAGTTGTCGGCGCACCGGGTAGCGGTAAGACGTCAGTCCTGCGCAGTGTCATGAGCAACTTGGAGAAGACGGGCGTTTCCGTTCACTTCATCAGTGGTCTCCGCACGCATCGAACCATCCCGTACGCGGCCATCAAAGGACTCGGTTTGGAAATCAGGCCAGGCCGCAGCGGTGTTTTCGACATCGCGGATGTGTTCTCGAGCAAGTTGGCCACGGCCGGCAAACACCTGCTGGTGGTTGACGATCTTCACTTGGTTGACAGTGAATCGCTGGCGGTCCTCGAGGCCGTGAGGCAGCGGTCGGATTGCCCTATGGTGGCCACAGCACCCGAAACATGGGTTTTCTCCAGAGGGCAGTTGGCCGTCCTTAACAACGGTCGCGAGGCGCATCTTCAATTGGATCCGCTTCACTACGAGCAAGTCCACCTCCTCATTGCACAGGTTCTTGGTGCCCCTGCAGATGCAGACACAACTGCCCGCATCCTCACCAAGTCCGCCGGAAACCCCCGTCTCATCGTGCGGATCGCAGAAACCGCCTCGCTCAGCAACCTTTTGGTCATGAAAGACCAGCAATGGTGCATGGCCGGCGACACCCTCTGGAATGAGCACCTTCGCGGCACTCTCGAGGCCCTGTTGGCTGAGCTGCACGCTGACGAGTTCACAGCGCTGCACATCATGGCGATTCTCGGCACGGCAAGGGTGGACGTGCTCCATAAGGTGATTCACCCGGATGCCCTGGAAGGCTTGGAACGCAGAGGATTCCTGTCTGTTCTGGCGGACCACCACAATGGTTCGATCGCTGCTATCAGCCCGCCAGTCATCGCTGACTACTTCCGCGGGAGCAAGAAGCTCCGGGACCGGAAACTCCTCCGCAGCAAGATCGCTGGCGTTCTTGAAGCTGCTCCGCAAGCAGCTTCGGAGAAGCCGGTCACAACGGACAGCCTCACACGCGTACTTTCAACTCTCCGCCTTGAGAAGGGCGACGACGACGCCATGGCCTCCCGCCACTTCCACGAGCACAACGCGGACCGCGAACGTATCCGCGGTGAACGTTGGGAAGCAAACAAGTCAGCGGCGAATGCGGCGGCGCTGCTCCGGATCTATTGGGGTGCGCCAGTGGATGTTGAACGCGCGAGCCGGCTCTGTACCGAAACTACAGATGTCGACGCAGATCCCAAGGATGTTCTCTTTGTCACCATCACTGAGGCTATGCTTGCGATCCACACAGGCCAGGGCCACAGTGCCGCCGTCGACATCCTCCAAAAGTTCGCGGGAGACAATCCCCACCTGAAAGCTGAAGTTGAGAACGCCATTCTGTTCATCAGCGCGTCTCACGGCAGGGTGCCGCCGGACACCAGCAAGGTGCCAGAGGCCTCAGAAGGCCGGGGATCAGGAATGGGGAGCCTGGTCCATGGGTTGCTGGAGCTATATCGCTTCAAACCGACCGCAGCCTTGGAAGCCGTAGACGGCGCAGGCGACGATGATGCCTTTCCACATCTCCGCCTTTTCATACGCGGCTTCGCACTATTCGCTGCCGGCCGGGTAGAGGAGTCCTTGGTACTTGCCTTGGACTGGCGGTCCGAAGCACGCAAGAACCTGGACCAGTTCGGCGTGGTCACAAGTAGCTACGTGGCCGCACATGGCCTCCTCTACCGTGGACATTTCGAAGAGGCCGAGTACCTCATGAGCAGTGTCTTTGCGATGGGTCGCCCAGGTTTCGTCGTCGACTCCCTCTACGACGCCATGCTCAGGCTCGCTGGGCTCAGGCACGCAACATCTGCCATTTTGCCTGAGCTTTCCATCGCCGCGCAGGCGCGGACGGAAGTGCCCGACGTCGGGCCGCTTCCCGGCGTCGGCAAGGGGGCTTACGAGCTCATCGCCCACAACAATGCTCAGCCCTCAGCGTTCGATCGCAAGGCCACGAGGCTCATCAGGCGACAGTTGAAGAGCGGCTACATCCTCGAAGCCATGTTGACTGCACTGCTCTGCACTTGCCTATGCCCTGGCCGACCTGTTCTGGATCTATTGCAGAAGATCCTGCGCGATAGTGGGGTAGCGGTTCATGACCAGTTCATAGCCATTGCCACCGCGGTGGTTGAAGGTGACAATAAGTTGCTCGGGCTGCTTCTCAAGCACTATGAACCCGACATCGACACGTACCAAGTGGGAATGCTGCTTCGAGGAGCCCTCAAACGCCACGTGATCGACGGCGATGCCGCGGCAGCTGACGCCATGGCGCAGGCTTCGTCCATATTCGCAGTTCGGTTCCCGGCAACCAACGAACAGCTTTCCTTCAACTCCTTCAGGACCACACCGCTCACTGAACGGGAGATCGAGGTAGCCATCCTGGCCGGACACCACACCAACGTGGAGATCGGGGAACACTTGCGCATCAGTGCCAGGACAGTGGAGAACCACATCTCAAACGCCTTGCGGAAGACGGGCGCCACATCCCGCAACAGTCTTTTCATGCTGGTGGGGAATTCACTTCCGCCACGCTGA
- a CDS encoding putative amino acid permease (identified by match to protein family HMM PF00324; match to protein family HMM PF01490; match to protein family HMM TIGR01409) — MSNSPALARRLGTFDASLIGLGSMIGAGVFAAFTPAAAAAGSGLLIGLVVAAFVAFCNATSSAQLAAAYPTSGGTYIYGRERLGPWPGFLAGWGFVIGKTASAAAMAMTFAAYAAPQGWERAVAIAAVVVLTAVNYHGVTRTAGLTRVLVIAVLAALSIAVAAVWGGSGPDFGSFVGEGLLAHGWYGILQSAGLLFFAFAGYARIATMGEEVREPKRTIPRAIGIALGITIVIYAAIAVTLLAALGPEGVAATPTPLADAVSAGTWAWVAPVVRVGAAVASLGALLALIAGLGRTSLAMAREHDLPHWLSAVHPRYKVPHRAEVTLAVVICVIIAVADLRGAIGFSSFGVLLYYLVANIAAYTQPSQDRRYPKFLQVAGGIACVVLVVTLPPVSAALGVLMFAVGIAYRVIRLRVSR, encoded by the coding sequence GTGAGCAACTCTCCGGCTTTGGCCCGCCGACTGGGCACGTTCGACGCATCGCTGATCGGCTTAGGGTCCATGATCGGTGCCGGTGTTTTCGCAGCCTTCACCCCAGCCGCTGCAGCCGCGGGATCAGGACTGCTCATCGGTTTGGTAGTGGCCGCGTTCGTCGCGTTCTGCAATGCCACGTCCTCAGCCCAGCTCGCTGCGGCGTATCCGACCTCCGGCGGTACCTATATATACGGTCGTGAACGACTCGGCCCTTGGCCCGGGTTTCTGGCCGGGTGGGGATTCGTCATCGGAAAGACGGCGAGTGCCGCGGCCATGGCCATGACCTTCGCCGCCTATGCCGCACCACAAGGTTGGGAACGTGCGGTGGCGATTGCCGCCGTCGTGGTTTTGACCGCAGTGAACTATCACGGGGTGACGCGCACAGCCGGGTTGACCCGCGTGTTGGTGATAGCTGTGCTTGCTGCCCTGTCGATTGCCGTCGCAGCCGTTTGGGGTGGCTCAGGCCCTGACTTCGGCAGTTTCGTGGGGGAGGGGCTGTTGGCACACGGCTGGTACGGCATCCTGCAATCAGCGGGGCTGTTGTTCTTCGCGTTTGCGGGGTACGCAAGGATCGCGACGATGGGTGAGGAAGTCCGCGAGCCCAAGCGCACCATACCCCGGGCGATCGGCATTGCCTTGGGAATCACCATTGTCATCTACGCTGCCATAGCGGTTACTTTGCTGGCGGCTCTGGGCCCCGAAGGCGTGGCTGCTACACCGACGCCGTTGGCCGATGCCGTGAGTGCCGGCACCTGGGCGTGGGTTGCGCCCGTAGTCCGCGTTGGTGCTGCTGTAGCCTCTCTGGGTGCGCTGCTGGCACTCATCGCAGGACTTGGAAGGACGAGCCTGGCCATGGCCCGCGAACACGATCTGCCGCACTGGCTCTCCGCAGTACATCCCCGCTATAAAGTCCCGCATCGTGCCGAGGTCACGCTAGCCGTGGTGATCTGTGTAATTATTGCGGTGGCTGATCTCCGCGGCGCAATCGGCTTCTCATCATTCGGAGTGCTGCTCTACTACTTGGTGGCTAACATCGCCGCCTACACGCAGCCGTCCCAGGACCGCCGCTACCCGAAGTTCCTGCAAGTGGCGGGCGGTATTGCCTGCGTGGTCCTTGTTGTCACTTTGCCGCCTGTGTCTGCCGCTTTGGGTGTGCTGATGTTCGCGGTTGGCATTGCGTACAGGGTCATCCGGTTGAGGGTCAGCCGCTAG
- a CDS encoding putative transmembrane efflux protein (MFS) (identified by match to protein family HMM PF07690), with the protein MKPATSSAETPLLTEELGAPPARPNPKLLLSSQLIFNIGFYSVVPFIALTMANDFAMSAVAIGVVLGARTFAQQGMFLAGGAISDRWGARYTMVAGCVVRVCGYLLLAAADNFNLFLAGAIVTGIGGALFSPALESLVAAAEERRAPSGKHRPTLFASLVIVGEFGAVAGPLLGSLLLGFGFEVSLYVASGIFAIMALIFWRFLPRDGKRGHDHLKSVPKHQLLACLRDKRFVAFACFFSVSLLAHNQLYFGLPVELRRSGLDAGALGFVFAYASLLTVTLQWPIAKLMRRFGERNALTLGLSLKATGFAAVAVLATQPPIATVPVLPALALVTGLCLGNMCATPTAMRLVMDFAGGRPTGAYYGLLASCGGAMVLIGNTAMAPLYEFADQSSTAAGSPWLFTGVLAVVSAVAIRRFLPVANQAKVIS; encoded by the coding sequence ATGAAACCCGCCACCAGTTCCGCAGAAACACCGCTCCTTACCGAGGAACTGGGCGCACCACCGGCCAGACCCAATCCGAAACTTCTGCTGTCCAGCCAGCTCATCTTCAACATCGGGTTCTATTCCGTGGTGCCGTTCATCGCACTCACTATGGCCAACGACTTCGCCATGAGCGCAGTTGCCATTGGCGTCGTCCTGGGAGCCCGGACCTTCGCTCAGCAAGGAATGTTCCTGGCGGGTGGCGCCATCTCGGACCGGTGGGGCGCCCGGTACACGATGGTGGCGGGGTGCGTCGTCCGCGTGTGCGGCTACTTGCTCTTGGCCGCGGCCGATAATTTCAACCTCTTTCTGGCGGGCGCAATCGTCACAGGAATCGGTGGCGCATTGTTTTCGCCGGCGCTCGAAAGCCTGGTGGCGGCTGCGGAGGAACGGCGAGCGCCTTCCGGGAAGCACCGCCCCACCCTCTTCGCTTCGCTGGTAATCGTCGGTGAGTTCGGTGCAGTGGCAGGGCCGTTACTCGGAAGCCTCCTCTTGGGTTTCGGCTTCGAAGTGTCCCTTTACGTTGCCTCTGGGATCTTCGCGATCATGGCGTTGATCTTTTGGCGTTTCCTGCCACGTGACGGGAAGCGCGGACACGACCACCTCAAGTCGGTACCGAAACACCAGCTTTTGGCTTGCTTGCGGGATAAGCGCTTTGTGGCGTTCGCGTGCTTTTTCAGTGTCAGCCTTTTGGCCCACAACCAGTTGTACTTCGGCTTACCGGTGGAGCTTCGACGCAGCGGACTCGACGCCGGTGCTCTCGGCTTCGTGTTCGCTTACGCTTCGCTCTTGACGGTCACCTTGCAGTGGCCGATCGCCAAGCTTATGCGCCGGTTCGGTGAGCGCAATGCACTCACCTTGGGCCTGAGCCTGAAGGCCACCGGATTCGCAGCGGTCGCTGTGCTGGCTACTCAGCCACCGATCGCAACCGTGCCGGTACTACCCGCGCTGGCTCTGGTCACCGGGCTCTGCCTCGGCAACATGTGCGCGACTCCTACTGCGATGAGGCTCGTCATGGACTTCGCCGGTGGCCGGCCGACCGGCGCCTACTACGGACTGCTCGCCAGTTGCGGCGGCGCCATGGTCCTTATCGGAAACACGGCCATGGCTCCTCTTTACGAGTTTGCTGACCAGTCGTCGACGGCGGCAGGCTCGCCATGGCTTTTCACCGGCGTTCTCGCTGTGGTCTCGGCTGTTGCGATTCGCCGATTCTTGCCGGTTGCAAACCAGGCCAAGGTGATCAGCTAG